One window of Misgurnus anguillicaudatus chromosome 13, ASM2758022v2, whole genome shotgun sequence genomic DNA carries:
- the haus8 gene encoding HAUS augmin-like complex subunit 8 isoform X1 yields the protein MASKKPSTIRKTSSSSDLKNLSTDNDSNSGNNSGARRKTKTSGTIVKSRYMQTEPKAPAKNSIQQQSTLLPPRPSSPRVANTRKPRDYALSRRTMSSLPDNDSPPVTTSILESSHLGGTVLQSTVLDGHCMRPDFDLSVIKEKFAPPSATDLKNDERDISMEMFLLAFLTAKIEHKNKKLREEAERNILTVMDKEQQLRLQVHRKKRQYLLLEKQKQLNGLLDLQIEALGSVASAANGFSEEYKSFATAIDATRHKLPVRNVHIGENAEQFLDKAVGCLNQSECVLQKYTQGIPADSEASTECLGEMKNSAHDISKQLTRTFSELLEVSSLVSHEAVLIQQSLEEGQIGQNMAQTLFCPSTS from the exons ATGGCATCCAAAAAGCCTTCAACTATACGGAAAACATCTTCTTCAAGTGATTTAAAAAA TTTATCAACAGATAATGACAGCAACAGTGGAAATAACAGTGGTGCAAGGAGGAAAACCAAAA CTTCTGGCACGATTGTGAAGTCCAGGTACATGCAAACTGAACCAAAAGCTCCTGCAAAG AACAGCATACAGCAGCAGTCAACGCTGTTGCCACCCAGACCTTCATCTCCAAGAGTAGCCAACACACGAAAGCCAAGAGATTACGCACTGTCAAGACGCACAATGAGTTCACTACCAGACAATGACTCTCCCC CAGTGACTACCAGCATTCTGGAATCCTCACATTTGGGAGGAACTGTCTTGCAGTCAACTGTGCTGGATGGCCACTGTATGCGTCCAGATTTTGATTTATCGGTCATCAAAG AAAAATTTGCTCCTCCAAGCGCAACAGACCTCAAAAATGATGAAAGGGATATTTCAATGGAGATGTTTTTATTGGCCTTCCTCACTGCTAAG ATTGAGcataagaataaaaaattaagaGAGGAGGCGGAGAGGAACATTCTGACTGTCATGGACAAAGAACAGCAGTTGCGCTTGCAAGTTCATCGCAAGAAACGACAATATCTCCTCTTGGAGAAGCAGAAACAGCTCAATGGTTTATTGGACTTACAG ATTGAGGCTTTAGGTTCGGTTGCTTCTGCGGCGAACGGGTTTTCAGAGGAGTATAAGTCATTTGCAACAGCCATTGATGCCACCAGGCACAAGCTACCTGTGAGGAATGTGCACATTGGAGAGAATGCAGAGCAATTTTTAG ACAAAGCAGTCGGATGTTTGAATCAGAGCGAGTGTGTCTTGCAGAAGTATACACAGGGCATTCCCGCTGATAGCGAGGCATCGACAGAGTGTCTTGGAGAGATGAAAAATTCAGCACATGATATCAGCAAGCAGTTGACAAG gaCTTTTTCTGAACTTCTGGAGGTGTCTTCATTAGTAAGCCATGAGGCGGTTTTGATCCAACAGTCGCTGGAAGAAGGCCAAATTGGACAGAACATGGCTCAGACTCTCTTCTGTCCTTCCACATCATGA
- the mrgbp gene encoding MRG/MORF4L-binding protein isoform X1 yields the protein MGEAENVPSDEKQAESGICTADESVIWSQEVEVCLFHAMLGHKPVGVNRHFHMICIRDKFSQNIGRQVSSKVIWDHLSTMYDMQALHESEILPFPNSEKSFMLPEEIIQDVKEGKVGSEDDVKEEVKEESDPPATHEEGLGPSVAGQDFARYGQKKTFRSVPPKLQHELSTDQLITKGLCRQPSETSDHQFLGKGVGEIGQRARERERADREGGLR from the exons ATGGGGGAAGCGGAGAATGTGCCATCGGACGAAAAACAAGCAGAATCCGGCATATGTACCGCTGATGAATCGGTTATATGGAGTCAAGAAGTCGAAGTGTGTCTTTTTCACGCCATGTTGGGTCATAAACCTGTAG GTGTGAATCGTCATTTCCACATGATCTGTATTCGTGATAAATTCAGTCAGAATATCGGCAGGCAAGTGTCATCCAAAGTCATCTGGGATCATCTCAGCACCATGTATGACATGCAGGCGCTG CACGAGTCAGAAATACTCCCCTTTCCAAACTCAgagaaaagcttcatgctgcctGAAGAGATCATACAAGATGTCAAAGAAG GTAAAGTAGGATCTGAAGATGATGTTAAAGAGGAAGTCAAAGAAGAGAGTGACCCTCCAGCTACCCATGAAGAag GTCTGGGTCCCAGTGTGGCTGGCCAGGATTTTGCGAGGTATGGACAGAAGAAAACGTTTCGCTCTGTTCCTCCAAAACTCCAGCATGAGCTCAGTACAGACCAGCTTATTACCAAAGGCCTCTGTAGACAACCTTCAGAGACCTCTGACCAT CAATTCCTCGGTAAAGGCGTCGGAGAAATCGGGCAGCGggcgagagaaagagaaagagcgGACCGAGAAGGGGGGCTCAGGTGA
- the haus8 gene encoding HAUS augmin-like complex subunit 8 isoform X2: protein MASKKPSTIRKTSSSSDLKNLSTDNDSNSGNNSGARRKTKTSGTIVKSRYMQTEPKAPAKNSIQQQSTLLPPRPSSPRVANTRKPRDYALSRRTMSSLPDNDSPLTTSILESSHLGGTVLQSTVLDGHCMRPDFDLSVIKEKFAPPSATDLKNDERDISMEMFLLAFLTAKIEHKNKKLREEAERNILTVMDKEQQLRLQVHRKKRQYLLLEKQKQLNGLLDLQIEALGSVASAANGFSEEYKSFATAIDATRHKLPVRNVHIGENAEQFLDKAVGCLNQSECVLQKYTQGIPADSEASTECLGEMKNSAHDISKQLTRTFSELLEVSSLVSHEAVLIQQSLEEGQIGQNMAQTLFCPSTS, encoded by the exons ATGGCATCCAAAAAGCCTTCAACTATACGGAAAACATCTTCTTCAAGTGATTTAAAAAA TTTATCAACAGATAATGACAGCAACAGTGGAAATAACAGTGGTGCAAGGAGGAAAACCAAAA CTTCTGGCACGATTGTGAAGTCCAGGTACATGCAAACTGAACCAAAAGCTCCTGCAAAG AACAGCATACAGCAGCAGTCAACGCTGTTGCCACCCAGACCTTCATCTCCAAGAGTAGCCAACACACGAAAGCCAAGAGATTACGCACTGTCAAGACGCACAATGAGTTCACTACCAGACAATGACTCTCCCC TGACTACCAGCATTCTGGAATCCTCACATTTGGGAGGAACTGTCTTGCAGTCAACTGTGCTGGATGGCCACTGTATGCGTCCAGATTTTGATTTATCGGTCATCAAAG AAAAATTTGCTCCTCCAAGCGCAACAGACCTCAAAAATGATGAAAGGGATATTTCAATGGAGATGTTTTTATTGGCCTTCCTCACTGCTAAG ATTGAGcataagaataaaaaattaagaGAGGAGGCGGAGAGGAACATTCTGACTGTCATGGACAAAGAACAGCAGTTGCGCTTGCAAGTTCATCGCAAGAAACGACAATATCTCCTCTTGGAGAAGCAGAAACAGCTCAATGGTTTATTGGACTTACAG ATTGAGGCTTTAGGTTCGGTTGCTTCTGCGGCGAACGGGTTTTCAGAGGAGTATAAGTCATTTGCAACAGCCATTGATGCCACCAGGCACAAGCTACCTGTGAGGAATGTGCACATTGGAGAGAATGCAGAGCAATTTTTAG ACAAAGCAGTCGGATGTTTGAATCAGAGCGAGTGTGTCTTGCAGAAGTATACACAGGGCATTCCCGCTGATAGCGAGGCATCGACAGAGTGTCTTGGAGAGATGAAAAATTCAGCACATGATATCAGCAAGCAGTTGACAAG gaCTTTTTCTGAACTTCTGGAGGTGTCTTCATTAGTAAGCCATGAGGCGGTTTTGATCCAACAGTCGCTGGAAGAAGGCCAAATTGGACAGAACATGGCTCAGACTCTCTTCTGTCCTTCCACATCATGA
- the wfdc2 gene encoding WAP four-disulfide core domain protein 3 gives MKTHVYCLLSVCVVLLCLAGCWTPTAAAPGRNLTVVSHCPRKLTVAPSSHGCVSDEDCTGQHKCCVFDCGAVCVPPAYTKPGVCPRRRFGAGMCAEFCANDSNCPGNEKCCSNGCGHECTAPYTVKPGRCSLPKGTPMCAEYCYHDGQCPAEQKCCPTTCGHACSEPC, from the exons ATGAAAACTCACGTCTATTGCTTGCTGAGTGTTTGTGTCGTTTTATTATGTCTGGCTGGATGTTGGACGCCAACCGCAGCAGCTCCAGGACGAAACCTAACAG TGGTCAGTCACTGTCCGAGGAAGCTGACAGTTGCGCCATCCAGTCATGGATGCGTTTCAGATGAAGACTGTACCGGACAACACAAATGTTGTGTGTTTGACTGTGGAGCTGTGTGTGTGCCACCTGCTTACA CAAAGCCTGGAGTCTGTCCTCGTAGAAGATTTGGAGCAGGAATGTGTGCCGAGTTTTGTGCCAATGACAGCAACTGTCCGGGAAATGAGAAATGCTGCAGCAATGGTTGTGGACACGAATGTACTGCACCATATACAG TGAAACCTGGTCGGTGCTCCCTACCAAAGGGGACACCAATGTGTGCCGAATACTGTTACCACGATGGCCAGTGCCCTGCAGAACAGAAATGTTGCCCAACCACCTGTGGTCACGCATGCAGCGAGCCATGCTGA
- the sac3d1 gene encoding SAC3 domain-containing protein 1 isoform X1 — protein sequence MRMAYRLSDITSGFKMTGTQSEMSVRWPHSRRGRGPRHKEQGRAAREQITEQKATDSVPHGTCITMCPAKELRQREAQNRLHRFEMVPGTEQDRLPRADVSRAVKEYSRPAAGKDSTRASDLRPPSVLLKTACYLVDDVAASDTFQPWTEVYSFVFDRLRSVRQDMIIQRVSGPECVTVLEKTVRFLLYAPYRLCGQPLQHFDPRINDTHLQETLSWLLDCYKEGKHQHQEEFQALSLLYNLGSSHAMQHTLQLPERIRSSAAIQLALAINRANTERNPVRFLRLAQKLDFMQVCALHRHILSCRRDLLLLYSHGYNSRNCRYPLQRLARLLFLKDPLAAELCQVHGVNISGEWVNFTKSSFTENTSGDLQCRRMHDEPADDEKWNCSSASVIHGCA from the exons aTGCGTATGGCGTATCGGCTATCGGATATAACATCCGGGTTCAAGATGACAGGCACCCAATCAGAGATGTCCGTGCG GTGGCCTCACTCTAGAAGAGGCAGAGGGCCCAGGCATAAGGAGCAGGGTCGAGCCGCCAGGGAACAGATCACTGAGCAGAAGGCCACAGACTCAGTGCCCCATGGCACCTGTATAACTATGTGCCCCGCTAAAGAATTACGCCAACGAGAGGCACAAAACAGACTGCACAGATTTGAGATGGTTCCTGGCACAGAGCAAGATCGCTTGCCACGTGCTGATGTCTCACGTGCTGTCAAAGAGTATTCTCGACCCGCTGCAGGAAAAGACTCCACGCGAGCCAGCGACCTTAGGCCTCCATCTGTGCTTTTAAAGACGGCGTGTTACTTAGTTGATGACGTCGCAGCTTCTGATACATTTCAGCCGTGGACTGAG GTCTATAGTTTTGTTTTCGACCGTCTGCGTAGTGTTCGGCAGGACATGATTATCCAGCGTGTGTCCGGGCCAGAGTGTGTGACTGTGCTGGAGAAAACCGTACGGTTCCTCCTCTACGCCCCTTACCGGCTCTGTGGACAGCCACTTCAGCACTTTGATCCCCGCATCAATGACACTCATCTGCAGGAAACCTTGAGCTGGCTGCTGGATTGCTACAAAGAAGGAAAACACCAACATCAAGAGGAATTCCAGGCCTTGAGTCTGCTGTATAACCTGG GTTCATCTCATGCCATGCAACATACACTTCAACTGCCTGAGCGAATACGCAGCTCTGCGGCAATTCAGCTGGCCCTGGCCATTAACCGTGCAAATACAGAGCGCAACCCAGTTCGGTTCCTCCGGCTGGCCCAGAAACTGGACTTTATGCAAGTGTGTGCCCTCCACAGACACATCCTGTCCTGCAGGAGGGATCTGCTCCTGTTGTACAGTCACGGGTACAACAGTCGCAACTGTCGCTACCCACTCCAAAGACTGGCACGCCTCCTCTTTCTCAAAGATCCGCTGGCTGCTGAGCTGTGCCAGGTGCATGGTGTCAACATCAGTGGAGAGTGGGTCAACTTTACCAAGAGCTCTTTTACCGAAAATACATCTGGGGACTTGCAGTGCAGACGTATGCATGATGAGCCGGCAGATGACGAGAAGTGGAACTGTTCTTCTGCCAGCGTTATTCATGGCTGTGCCTGA
- the mrgbp gene encoding MRG/MORF4L-binding protein isoform X2, protein MGEAENVPSDEKQAESGICTADESVIWSQEVEVCLFHAMLGHKPVGVNRHFHMICIRDKFSQNIGRQVSSKVIWDHLSTMYDMQALHESEILPFPNSEKSFMLPEEIIQDVKEGKVGSEDDVKEEVKEESDPPATHEEGSNSSVKASEKSGSGREKEKERTEKGGSGETGSGSSKDTAGEKRKRSRAVEKVMNANNPSSPGGAKRRRT, encoded by the exons ATGGGGGAAGCGGAGAATGTGCCATCGGACGAAAAACAAGCAGAATCCGGCATATGTACCGCTGATGAATCGGTTATATGGAGTCAAGAAGTCGAAGTGTGTCTTTTTCACGCCATGTTGGGTCATAAACCTGTAG GTGTGAATCGTCATTTCCACATGATCTGTATTCGTGATAAATTCAGTCAGAATATCGGCAGGCAAGTGTCATCCAAAGTCATCTGGGATCATCTCAGCACCATGTATGACATGCAGGCGCTG CACGAGTCAGAAATACTCCCCTTTCCAAACTCAgagaaaagcttcatgctgcctGAAGAGATCATACAAGATGTCAAAGAAG GTAAAGTAGGATCTGAAGATGATGTTAAAGAGGAAGTCAAAGAAGAGAGTGACCCTCCAGCTACCCATGAAGAag GCAGCAATTCCTCGGTAAAGGCGTCGGAGAAATCGGGCAGCGggcgagagaaagagaaagagcgGACCGAGAAGGGGGGCTCAGGTGAGACGGGCAGCGGGTCGTCGAAAGACACAGCCGGGGAAAAGCGAAAGAGGAGCAGAGCTGTGGAGAAGGTGATGAACGCCAACAACCCCTCCAGCCCAGGAGGAGCCAAGCGCCGCAGGACGTAG
- the snx21 gene encoding sorting nexin-21 — protein MASKLLDRFRRTLFKEGELPSEADRKDDFPESSELEDDTDCISTRLSGTLCFEGDAVLESEDAGDGSGPDSDSDFFGESLDNACSSTDASPMGPSLKGSNIITRQLQENWRASRTRIIPEKLLFEVTDASVVHDTNSKYVLYTLHVIHSGMFDKTPAVITRRYSDFERLHSRLRRRHGDEMDGVYFPRKKLRKNFVAETIAKRSRAFEQYLSHLRSLPEIRSTPTFLEFFYLGDLRAGQMLMRVGRYQEALGSLLNALRLQEKLGCHQLLQQNHFQRVHWFFTLSALVICFQEAEQLNEAQEHCDRALQDLAPSPEALQQHQLHPLLIPLLQSNVRLSWKISKDKRRWEALLQEIQDQGIDVGNQPNLKEYLINEIIEDSEGAGRAKSKSEDAS, from the exons ATGGCCTCTAAACTATTAGACAGATTTCGTCGTACGTTATTTAAGGAAGGAGAGCTTCCTTCTGAGGCGGACAGAAAGGACGACTTTCCAGAAAGTTCAGAGCTTGAGGACGACACAGACTGCATCTCGACCAGGCTCAGCGGTACCCTGTGCTTTGAGGGCGATGCGGTTCTTGAATCTGAGGATGCTGGCGATGGATCAGGACCGGACAGCGATTCAGACTTTTTCGGGGAATCTCTGGATAATGCCTGTAGCAGCACAG ATGCAAGCCCCATGGGTCCTTCCCTAAAAGGCTCAAATATAATCACCAGACAACTACAAGAAAACTGGCGAGCCTCAAGAACTCGCATAATTCCCGAAAAACTCCTTTTTGAAGTGACTGACGCAAGTGTTGTCCATGACACAAATTCCAAGTATGTG CTCTACACTCTTCACGTCATCCATTCTGGCATGTTCGACAAAACTCCCGCTGTCATCACGCGCCGCTACTCCGACTTCGAACGACTTCACAGCCGCCTACGTCGGCGTCACGGGGACGAGATGGACGGCGTTTACTTTCCCCGCAAGAAGCTGCGCAAAAACTTTGTCGCCGAGACCATAGCCAAGCGCAGCCGGGCGTTTGAGCAATACTTGTCCCACCTTCGCTCCCTTCCCGAAATACGCTCCACGCCCACTTTTCTGGAGTTCTTCTATCTGGGTGATCTGCGCGCAGGCCAGATGTTGATGCGAGTGGGACGTTACCAAGAAGCCCTGGGTTCGCTTCTCAACGCTCTAAGACTCCAGGAGAAGTTAGGATGTCATCAACTCCTGCAGCAAAACCATTTCCAGAGGGTTCATTGGTTCTTTACGCTCTCCGCCTTGGTCATCTGCTTCCAGGAAGCTGAACAACTTAATGAGGCTCAGGAACATTGTGACCGAGCCCTGCAGGATCTAGCGCCCTCCCCGGAGGCCTTGCAGCAACACCAGTTGCATCCTCTGCTCATCCCTCTTCTCCAGTCCAACGTTAGGCTGTCGTGGAAGATTTCCAAGGACAAGAGGCGCTGGGAGGCTCTACTGCAGGAGATCCAGGACCAGGGGATTGATGTTGGGAATCAACCCAACCTTAAGGAATATTTGATTAATGAAATCATTGAGGACAGTGAGGGGGCAGGTAGGGCTAAATCCAAAAGTGAAGATGCCTCATAA
- the mrgbp gene encoding MRG/MORF4L-binding protein isoform X3, whose translation MGEAENVPSDEKQAESGICTADESVIWSQEVEVCLFHAMLGHKPVGVNRHFHMICIRDKFSQNIGRQVSSKVIWDHLSTMYDMQALHESEILPFPNSEKSFMLPEEIIQDVKEGKVGSEDDVKEEVKEESDPPATHEEGLGPSVAGQDFARYGQKKTFRSVPPKLQHELSTDQLITKGLCRQPSETSDHAAIPR comes from the exons ATGGGGGAAGCGGAGAATGTGCCATCGGACGAAAAACAAGCAGAATCCGGCATATGTACCGCTGATGAATCGGTTATATGGAGTCAAGAAGTCGAAGTGTGTCTTTTTCACGCCATGTTGGGTCATAAACCTGTAG GTGTGAATCGTCATTTCCACATGATCTGTATTCGTGATAAATTCAGTCAGAATATCGGCAGGCAAGTGTCATCCAAAGTCATCTGGGATCATCTCAGCACCATGTATGACATGCAGGCGCTG CACGAGTCAGAAATACTCCCCTTTCCAAACTCAgagaaaagcttcatgctgcctGAAGAGATCATACAAGATGTCAAAGAAG GTAAAGTAGGATCTGAAGATGATGTTAAAGAGGAAGTCAAAGAAGAGAGTGACCCTCCAGCTACCCATGAAGAag GTCTGGGTCCCAGTGTGGCTGGCCAGGATTTTGCGAGGTATGGACAGAAGAAAACGTTTCGCTCTGTTCCTCCAAAACTCCAGCATGAGCTCAGTACAGACCAGCTTATTACCAAAGGCCTCTGTAGACAACCTTCAGAGACCTCTGACCAT GCAGCAATTCCTCGGTAA
- the sac3d1 gene encoding SAC3 domain-containing protein 1 isoform X2, protein MSNAWPHSRRGRGPRHKEQGRAAREQITEQKATDSVPHGTCITMCPAKELRQREAQNRLHRFEMVPGTEQDRLPRADVSRAVKEYSRPAAGKDSTRASDLRPPSVLLKTACYLVDDVAASDTFQPWTEVYSFVFDRLRSVRQDMIIQRVSGPECVTVLEKTVRFLLYAPYRLCGQPLQHFDPRINDTHLQETLSWLLDCYKEGKHQHQEEFQALSLLYNLGSSHAMQHTLQLPERIRSSAAIQLALAINRANTERNPVRFLRLAQKLDFMQVCALHRHILSCRRDLLLLYSHGYNSRNCRYPLQRLARLLFLKDPLAAELCQVHGVNISGEWVNFTKSSFTENTSGDLQCRRMHDEPADDEKWNCSSASVIHGCA, encoded by the exons ATGAGTAACGC GTGGCCTCACTCTAGAAGAGGCAGAGGGCCCAGGCATAAGGAGCAGGGTCGAGCCGCCAGGGAACAGATCACTGAGCAGAAGGCCACAGACTCAGTGCCCCATGGCACCTGTATAACTATGTGCCCCGCTAAAGAATTACGCCAACGAGAGGCACAAAACAGACTGCACAGATTTGAGATGGTTCCTGGCACAGAGCAAGATCGCTTGCCACGTGCTGATGTCTCACGTGCTGTCAAAGAGTATTCTCGACCCGCTGCAGGAAAAGACTCCACGCGAGCCAGCGACCTTAGGCCTCCATCTGTGCTTTTAAAGACGGCGTGTTACTTAGTTGATGACGTCGCAGCTTCTGATACATTTCAGCCGTGGACTGAG GTCTATAGTTTTGTTTTCGACCGTCTGCGTAGTGTTCGGCAGGACATGATTATCCAGCGTGTGTCCGGGCCAGAGTGTGTGACTGTGCTGGAGAAAACCGTACGGTTCCTCCTCTACGCCCCTTACCGGCTCTGTGGACAGCCACTTCAGCACTTTGATCCCCGCATCAATGACACTCATCTGCAGGAAACCTTGAGCTGGCTGCTGGATTGCTACAAAGAAGGAAAACACCAACATCAAGAGGAATTCCAGGCCTTGAGTCTGCTGTATAACCTGG GTTCATCTCATGCCATGCAACATACACTTCAACTGCCTGAGCGAATACGCAGCTCTGCGGCAATTCAGCTGGCCCTGGCCATTAACCGTGCAAATACAGAGCGCAACCCAGTTCGGTTCCTCCGGCTGGCCCAGAAACTGGACTTTATGCAAGTGTGTGCCCTCCACAGACACATCCTGTCCTGCAGGAGGGATCTGCTCCTGTTGTACAGTCACGGGTACAACAGTCGCAACTGTCGCTACCCACTCCAAAGACTGGCACGCCTCCTCTTTCTCAAAGATCCGCTGGCTGCTGAGCTGTGCCAGGTGCATGGTGTCAACATCAGTGGAGAGTGGGTCAACTTTACCAAGAGCTCTTTTACCGAAAATACATCTGGGGACTTGCAGTGCAGACGTATGCATGATGAGCCGGCAGATGACGAGAAGTGGAACTGTTCTTCTGCCAGCGTTATTCATGGCTGTGCCTGA